From Toxorhynchites rutilus septentrionalis strain SRP chromosome 2, ASM2978413v1, whole genome shotgun sequence, a single genomic window includes:
- the LOC129765405 gene encoding plexin domain-containing protein 2 — MANVKGAVLKSALFLLILLADCWVSCEEEWGSSGKRQSTETPNKTSAESQTPDPVKLFNLKWQLGIENENKTSATKQKLLNENLTGKKAFSANETYYTDHLLGVNGTGQRRDYSVVSIKPGVEPTTAKTPTQGSVLLSAINASIESKGKLEAKLAVSEDSSTTTTLDAVSDAINIDTVERTEAELNATLHDHNITKSQEDYHTYYNSVWTTDKNASDAYWKRLDNMNVSSLLSNSHRRATTVLLSFDFPYYGYPIRNITIATGGFLYTGDYVHSWLASTQYIAPLMANFDTSLSNNSFVKFRDDGETFTVVWENVSLQDRPENGSFMFSATLNKSGDIVFAYKTIPIDIQQIYDDKHPVKVGLSDAYIIDKTIFRTKQKTIYEYHRVNFGRSKVQNNTLITLYAQPTCFSFKDCQACMNHEGAEFKCIWCPTLNRCSTGVDRKRQDWIHKGCDKTQIMEISVCPALGQKGNNYGEPVEISTEGNDTNGTYRHETEVHLSKNTNSKTGPSGSSGDDSVNKVPAFHASTEQESSSNSLLVSLMIVSGILLSCGCWALYAYRNPHTKSGQLLIRYRPNKWSWRRGEARYTAATIHM; from the exons ATGGCGAATGTAAAAGGTGCTGTTTTGAAGAGTGCACTTTTCTTGCTGATTTTGCTGGCAGACTGTTGGGTGAGCTGTGAGGAAG AATGGGGGTCCAGCGGGAAACGACAGTCAACAGAAACGCCCAACAAAACGTCGGCCGAGTCACAGACACCTGATCCGGTAAAATTGTTCAATCTCAAATGGCAACTTGGGATCGAGAACGAGAACAAAACCAGCGCGACTAAGCAGAAATTGCTGAACGAGAATCTCACCGGTAAGAAGGCGTTCAGTGCAAATGAAACTTACTACACCGACCATTTGCTGGGGGTCAATGGAACCGGCCAGCGGAGAGATTACTCGGTGGTCTCGATTAAGCCTGGCGTGGAACCGACCACCGCCAAAACGCCCACACAGGGTAGCGTGTTGCTGAGTGCGATTAATGCATCGATTGAATCCAAAGGGAAACTCGAGGCCAAGCTGGCGGTATCCGAGGATAGCAGCACCACTACTACGTTGGATGCGGTGAGTGATGCCATCAATATCGATACGGTGGAACGAACCGAAGCTGAGTTGAATGCCACCTTGCACGACCATAACATAACCAAATCGCAAGAGGATTACCATACGTACTATAACAGTGTGTGGACCACCGATAAGAATGCAAGTGATGCGTATTGGAAGCGGCTGGATAACATGAACGTGAGCAGCCTACTGTCGAATTCCCATCGGAGAGCTACG ACAGTCTTGCTGTCTTTCGATTTCCCATATTACGGTTATCCTATCCGAAACATAACAATCGCTACGGGTGGCTTCTTGTACACCGGTGATTACGTCCACTCGTGGCTTGCCTCAACACAATATATCGCTCCATTAATGGCCAATTTCGATACCAGCCTATCGAACAACTCATTCGTAAAGTTCCGCGACGATG GAGAAACATTCACGGTGGTGTGGGAGAATGTGTCACTTCAGGATCGGCCCGAGAATGGATCGTTTATGTTCAGCGCTACGCTCAACAAATCAGGAGACATTGTGTTCGCGTACAAAACTATTCCCATTGATATACAACAAATCTACGATGATAAACATCCGGTTAAGGTGGGACTTTCGGATGCTTACATCATCGATAAGACTATTTTCC GCACCAAACAGAAGACAATCTACGAGTACCACAGGGTTAATTTCGGTCGCTCGAAGGTTCAAAATAATACGCTGATTACACTCTACGCTCAGCCGACGTGTTTCAGCTTCAAAGATTGCCAGGCTTGCATGAATCATGAGGGAGCCGAATTTAAG TGTATCTGGTGTCCGACACTTAACCGCTGCTCAACAGGCGTCGATCGCAAACGCCAAGATTGGATCCACAAAG GCTGTGACAAAACTCAAATCATGGAAATCTCAGTGTGTCCAGCTTTGGGCCAAAAAGGCAACAATTACGGCGAACCGGTAGAGATCAGCACCGAAGGTAATGACACCAACGGTACCTACCGGCACGAGACCGAGGTCCATCTGTCGAAGAACACTAACAGTAAAACCGGGCCGAGCGGTTCCAGTGGGGACGACAGTGTCAACAAGGTTCCCGCTTTCCATGCCTCCACAGAGCAGGAATCGTCAAGCAACAGCTTGCTAGTGTCCCTGATGATCGTCTCGGGCATCC